A single genomic interval of Corvus cornix cornix isolate S_Up_H32 chromosome 1, ASM73873v5, whole genome shotgun sequence harbors:
- the RWDD2B gene encoding RWD domain-containing protein 2B isoform X1 has translation MTPPGGAGGNLSPQSRGTTEMANQEEAEIQISELDLLSSMFPYEEEFAVTDQLALAELKHYVENESAEVPSSKVQFILNIKAEVPNAAMVEFSMACALPFKYPTVLPEITVRSSLLSRSQQILLNSDLKTYLMQNFSGEPCMLNAREWVKDHAAAYIDKDLSSSSMTASDATQSQVTTFTRLWIYSHHIYNKQKRKNIIDWAKELSLSGFCMPGKPGVVCVEGLQSSCEEFWSRVRRLTWKRILIRHREDVSLEGGGHAEIQKQRKFPTLEEKCFDAHGARGSHMDLGQLYHFLEEKGCADIFQMYFGVEGH, from the exons ATGACTCCACCAGGCGGGGCAGGCGGCAACCTCTCACCTCAATCACGG GGAACAACAGAAATGGCCAACCAAGAAGAAGCAGAGATACAAATTTCAGAGTTAGATTTACTCTCTAGCATGTTTCCTTATGAGGAAGAGTTTGCTGTGACAGACCAACTGGCTCTAGCTGAACTGAAACACTATGTTGAAAATGAGTCTGCAGAGGTGCCATCTTCAAAAGTTCAGTTCATACTGAACATAAAGGCAGAGGTGCCTAATGCCGCTATG gtgGAATTCTCTATGGCCTGTGCTTTACCATTTAAATATCCAACTGTTCTCCCAGAAATTACTGTGAG gtCATCATTACTAAGCCGCTCTCAGCAGATTCTCCTGAACTCTGATCTAAAAACGTATTTGATGCAAAACTTCAGTGGCGAGCCCTGCATGCTGAATGCGAGAGAATGGGTTAAGGACCACGCAGCTGCTTACATCGACAAAGATCTTTCATCTTCCTCAATGACAGCCTCCGATGCCACGCAGTCGCAAGTCACCACGTTCACTCGATTGTGGATCTACAGTCATCACATTTAcaacaagcaaaaaagaaagaatattattGACTGGGCCAAGGAGCTCTCTCTGTCAGGGTTTTGCATGCCAGGGAAACCAGGTGTTGTTTGTGTAGAAGGTTTACAAAGTAGTTGTGAAGAGTTCTGGTCAAG GGTAAGAAGATTAACATGGAAAAGAATTCTTATTCGGCACAGAGAAGATGTTTCTTTGGAAGGTGGAGGACATGCTGAGATCCAGAAGCAACGAAAGTTCCccactttggaagaaaaatgttttgatgcACATGGTGCCAGGGGCAGTCATATGGATTTGGGGCAACTATAtcattttttagaagaaaaaggatGTGCTGACATATTTCAAATGTACTTTGGGGTTGAAGGGCATTGA
- the RWDD2B gene encoding RWD domain-containing protein 2B isoform X2, whose protein sequence is MILGTTEMANQEEAEIQISELDLLSSMFPYEEEFAVTDQLALAELKHYVENESAEVPSSKVQFILNIKAEVPNAAMVEFSMACALPFKYPTVLPEITVRSSLLSRSQQILLNSDLKTYLMQNFSGEPCMLNAREWVKDHAAAYIDKDLSSSSMTASDATQSQVTTFTRLWIYSHHIYNKQKRKNIIDWAKELSLSGFCMPGKPGVVCVEGLQSSCEEFWSRVRRLTWKRILIRHREDVSLEGGGHAEIQKQRKFPTLEEKCFDAHGARGSHMDLGQLYHFLEEKGCADIFQMYFGVEGH, encoded by the exons atgatcctt GGAACAACAGAAATGGCCAACCAAGAAGAAGCAGAGATACAAATTTCAGAGTTAGATTTACTCTCTAGCATGTTTCCTTATGAGGAAGAGTTTGCTGTGACAGACCAACTGGCTCTAGCTGAACTGAAACACTATGTTGAAAATGAGTCTGCAGAGGTGCCATCTTCAAAAGTTCAGTTCATACTGAACATAAAGGCAGAGGTGCCTAATGCCGCTATG gtgGAATTCTCTATGGCCTGTGCTTTACCATTTAAATATCCAACTGTTCTCCCAGAAATTACTGTGAG gtCATCATTACTAAGCCGCTCTCAGCAGATTCTCCTGAACTCTGATCTAAAAACGTATTTGATGCAAAACTTCAGTGGCGAGCCCTGCATGCTGAATGCGAGAGAATGGGTTAAGGACCACGCAGCTGCTTACATCGACAAAGATCTTTCATCTTCCTCAATGACAGCCTCCGATGCCACGCAGTCGCAAGTCACCACGTTCACTCGATTGTGGATCTACAGTCATCACATTTAcaacaagcaaaaaagaaagaatattattGACTGGGCCAAGGAGCTCTCTCTGTCAGGGTTTTGCATGCCAGGGAAACCAGGTGTTGTTTGTGTAGAAGGTTTACAAAGTAGTTGTGAAGAGTTCTGGTCAAG GGTAAGAAGATTAACATGGAAAAGAATTCTTATTCGGCACAGAGAAGATGTTTCTTTGGAAGGTGGAGGACATGCTGAGATCCAGAAGCAACGAAAGTTCCccactttggaagaaaaatgttttgatgcACATGGTGCCAGGGGCAGTCATATGGATTTGGGGCAACTATAtcattttttagaagaaaaaggatGTGCTGACATATTTCAAATGTACTTTGGGGTTGAAGGGCATTGA
- the RWDD2B gene encoding RWD domain-containing protein 2B isoform X3 — MANQEEAEIQISELDLLSSMFPYEEEFAVTDQLALAELKHYVENESAEVPSSKVQFILNIKAEVPNAAMVEFSMACALPFKYPTVLPEITVRSSLLSRSQQILLNSDLKTYLMQNFSGEPCMLNAREWVKDHAAAYIDKDLSSSSMTASDATQSQVTTFTRLWIYSHHIYNKQKRKNIIDWAKELSLSGFCMPGKPGVVCVEGLQSSCEEFWSRVRRLTWKRILIRHREDVSLEGGGHAEIQKQRKFPTLEEKCFDAHGARGSHMDLGQLYHFLEEKGCADIFQMYFGVEGH, encoded by the exons ATGGCCAACCAAGAAGAAGCAGAGATACAAATTTCAGAGTTAGATTTACTCTCTAGCATGTTTCCTTATGAGGAAGAGTTTGCTGTGACAGACCAACTGGCTCTAGCTGAACTGAAACACTATGTTGAAAATGAGTCTGCAGAGGTGCCATCTTCAAAAGTTCAGTTCATACTGAACATAAAGGCAGAGGTGCCTAATGCCGCTATG gtgGAATTCTCTATGGCCTGTGCTTTACCATTTAAATATCCAACTGTTCTCCCAGAAATTACTGTGAG gtCATCATTACTAAGCCGCTCTCAGCAGATTCTCCTGAACTCTGATCTAAAAACGTATTTGATGCAAAACTTCAGTGGCGAGCCCTGCATGCTGAATGCGAGAGAATGGGTTAAGGACCACGCAGCTGCTTACATCGACAAAGATCTTTCATCTTCCTCAATGACAGCCTCCGATGCCACGCAGTCGCAAGTCACCACGTTCACTCGATTGTGGATCTACAGTCATCACATTTAcaacaagcaaaaaagaaagaatattattGACTGGGCCAAGGAGCTCTCTCTGTCAGGGTTTTGCATGCCAGGGAAACCAGGTGTTGTTTGTGTAGAAGGTTTACAAAGTAGTTGTGAAGAGTTCTGGTCAAG GGTAAGAAGATTAACATGGAAAAGAATTCTTATTCGGCACAGAGAAGATGTTTCTTTGGAAGGTGGAGGACATGCTGAGATCCAGAAGCAACGAAAGTTCCccactttggaagaaaaatgttttgatgcACATGGTGCCAGGGGCAGTCATATGGATTTGGGGCAACTATAtcattttttagaagaaaaaggatGTGCTGACATATTTCAAATGTACTTTGGGGTTGAAGGGCATTGA